In one window of Bizionia sp. M204 DNA:
- the dtd gene encoding D-aminoacyl-tRNA deacylase, with translation MKAVIQRVSQASVTINDDKVASINSGLVVLLGIVNDDAAEDITWLSNKIVNMRIFPDTEGVMNNSILDNQGDIIVVSQFTLHANTKKGNRPSYIKAAKPDVAIPLYQDFIKQMETVLGKQIQTGEFGADMQVALINDGPVTIIIDTKNKD, from the coding sequence ATGAAAGCAGTTATTCAAAGGGTTTCTCAAGCAAGTGTTACAATTAATGATGATAAAGTAGCGTCTATAAATTCTGGTTTAGTGGTGTTATTAGGCATTGTAAATGACGATGCAGCCGAAGATATTACGTGGCTTTCCAATAAAATTGTGAATATGCGTATTTTTCCAGATACAGAAGGCGTCATGAACAATTCCATATTAGATAATCAAGGTGATATTATTGTAGTCAGTCAATTTACGTTACATGCCAATACAAAAAAAGGTAACAGACCCAGTTATATAAAAGCGGCAAAGCCAGATGTGGCTATTCCGTTGTATCAGGATTTTATTAAGCAAATGGAGACGGTTTTAGGAAAACAGATTCAAACGGGTGAGTTTGGTGCCGATATGCAAGTGGCATTAATTAATGATGGCCCTGTTACGATTATTATAGATACTAAAAACAAAGACTAA
- a CDS encoding 3-phosphoshikimate 1-carboxyvinyltransferase has protein sequence MNLKLQKSVIKNQQSPINITGSKSESNRLLLLQALYPEIQIHNLSNSDDTVFMAKALSSDSNTIDVHHAGTAMRFLTAYFAVQENRTVTITGSKRMKERPIQILVDALNQLGADVSYLENLGFPPLQIEGRKLTNNQVTVKAAVSSQYISALLLIGSKLENGLYVTLDGEITSIPYIKMTLQLLNQIGVETFFENNIIEIKPLKELKNSELTVESDWSSASYFYSLIALSRMETEISLTSYNMDSLQGDSVLAKIYKQFGVSTSFQEKSITLKKVAKINSSVNIKLDLVNAPDIAQTIAVSCFGLGIACHLTGLHTLKIKETDRLVALKTELEKLGATVIITEDSLQLKATTTIKKDIAIDTYNDHRMAMAFAPLALKTDLVIHDAGVVSKSYPSFWNDLKATGIRLSE, from the coding sequence ATGAATCTCAAACTCCAAAAGTCAGTAATCAAAAACCAGCAATCTCCAATCAATATTACGGGTTCTAAAAGTGAATCCAACAGATTGTTATTGCTGCAAGCCTTGTATCCTGAAATTCAGATTCATAATCTATCCAATTCTGACGACACGGTTTTTATGGCAAAAGCGTTGTCTTCAGATTCAAATACTATAGATGTGCATCATGCTGGAACCGCCATGCGATTTTTAACGGCTTATTTTGCGGTTCAAGAAAACCGAACGGTGACCATAACAGGTTCCAAGCGCATGAAAGAACGTCCCATTCAAATTCTGGTTGATGCTTTAAATCAATTAGGAGCAGATGTTTCTTATCTTGAAAACCTTGGATTTCCACCTTTGCAAATAGAAGGTCGGAAACTAACTAACAATCAAGTGACTGTTAAAGCAGCTGTAAGTAGTCAATATATTTCGGCTTTATTACTTATTGGATCTAAATTGGAAAATGGATTATATGTAACGTTAGATGGCGAAATCACGTCCATTCCATATATAAAAATGACCCTTCAGTTACTCAATCAGATTGGTGTGGAAACCTTTTTTGAAAATAATATTATTGAAATTAAACCATTAAAAGAATTAAAAAACAGCGAATTAACCGTTGAAAGCGATTGGTCTTCAGCTTCCTATTTTTACAGTTTAATAGCTTTAAGCCGTATGGAAACTGAAATTTCGTTAACATCATATAACATGGATAGTTTGCAAGGCGATTCTGTTTTAGCTAAAATTTACAAACAATTTGGAGTCTCAACATCATTTCAGGAGAAAAGCATCACACTAAAAAAAGTAGCTAAAATAAATTCTTCTGTAAACATAAAATTAGATTTAGTTAACGCGCCAGACATTGCTCAAACCATTGCTGTTTCCTGCTTCGGTTTAGGAATAGCGTGTCACTTAACAGGTTTACATACGCTCAAAATTAAAGAAACGGATCGGTTAGTGGCTTTAAAAACAGAATTAGAAAAATTAGGCGCTACTGTAATTATTACGGAAGATAGTTTGCAATTAAAAGCAACGACCACCATAAAAAAAGATATTGCCATAGATACCTACAACGATCATAGAATGGCTATGGCTTTTGCGCCATTAGCATTAAAAACAGACCTGGTTATTCATGATGCTGGCGTGGTTTCAAAATCATATCCGTCATTTTGGAACGACTTGAAAGCCACTGGAATTAGGCTATCTGAATAA
- the rsgA gene encoding ribosome small subunit-dependent GTPase A, which yields MTGIVYKSTGSWYTVKTDLGAVYPCRIKGKFRMKGIKSTNPVAVGDRVDFDLDYDNNEEPVGVITLIHDRKNYIVRKSVNLSKQTHIIAANIDQVFLLITIDNPPTFTSFIDRFLVTAEAYSIKTILLFNKVDTYDEDTLNEVKYLAHVYRKIGYDCIGISATTGKNIEKVKGLMTGKVSMFAGHSGVGKSTLVNAIEPELDLKTKAISAQHSQGQHTTTFAEMFDLSFDAKIIDTPGIKGFGVVDMDKEEVSDYFPEFFALKQDCKFNNCIHVEEPHCAVKDALEANDIAASRYRSYLQILEGDEDHFRTEEWMK from the coding sequence ATGACAGGAATCGTTTATAAATCTACAGGAAGTTGGTACACCGTAAAAACGGATTTAGGTGCCGTTTACCCATGTCGTATTAAGGGTAAGTTTCGAATGAAAGGAATCAAGAGTACCAATCCGGTAGCTGTTGGTGATCGTGTGGATTTTGATCTGGATTATGACAATAACGAAGAGCCTGTTGGTGTGATAACCCTAATTCATGATCGGAAAAATTATATTGTTCGAAAATCGGTTAACCTATCCAAACAAACCCATATAATTGCTGCCAATATTGATCAGGTTTTTTTATTAATAACCATTGATAATCCACCAACATTTACAAGCTTTATCGACCGGTTTTTGGTGACGGCTGAAGCGTATTCCATCAAAACGATTCTGCTTTTTAATAAAGTAGATACCTATGACGAAGACACGTTGAATGAGGTGAAATATCTAGCTCATGTATATCGGAAAATTGGCTATGATTGTATTGGTATTTCGGCAACAACTGGAAAAAATATTGAAAAGGTTAAAGGTTTAATGACCGGGAAGGTTAGCATGTTTGCTGGACATTCAGGAGTTGGAAAATCTACTTTAGTCAATGCCATTGAGCCGGAATTGGATTTGAAAACAAAAGCTATTTCAGCGCAACATTCGCAAGGGCAACACACAACAACTTTTGCTGAAATGTTCGACTTAAGTTTTGATGCCAAAATTATTGATACGCCAGGCATTAAAGGTTTTGGTGTGGTAGATATGGATAAGGAAGAAGTTAGTGATTATTTTCCAGAGTTTTTCGCCTTAAAACAAGACTGCAAGTTTAATAATTGTATTCATGTAGAAGAACCACATTGTGCTGTTAAAGATGCCTTGGAAGCTAATGACATTGCCGCATCGCGTTACCGAAGTTATCTACAAATCCTAGAAGGTGATGAAGATCATTTCCGAACGGAAGAATGGATGAAATAA
- a CDS encoding prephenate dehydratase, with protein sequence MTKAVAIQGIQGSFHHIVAQQYFGDSVLLLECLSFDEAVNSLLNKKTDAVVMALENSIAGSIIPNYALIDTHDLHIVGEQYLDIQHHLMALPKQEIQDIKEVYSHPMALLQCKAFFKTHPHIKLIEDKDTAEVAQRIQTQQLKGVAAIASQLAADLFKLEILAKSIQTIQRNETRFVIVKRDNADFSNEETNKASLKFELEHKRGSLATILNVMSDCQLNLTKIQSLPKIETPWKYAFFVDVTFDSYSNFQKASSILEIMAQDFKILGQYKHAK encoded by the coding sequence ATGACAAAGGCAGTAGCCATACAAGGAATACAAGGGTCATTTCATCATATTGTTGCACAGCAATATTTTGGAGATTCAGTCCTATTATTGGAGTGTTTATCATTTGATGAAGCTGTAAACTCCTTATTAAACAAGAAAACAGATGCCGTTGTTATGGCGCTTGAAAACTCTATTGCGGGATCTATTATTCCCAATTATGCATTAATTGATACGCATGATTTACATATTGTAGGCGAGCAGTATTTGGATATTCAACACCATTTAATGGCTTTGCCAAAACAAGAAATTCAGGATATTAAAGAGGTGTATTCGCATCCTATGGCTTTGTTGCAGTGTAAAGCATTTTTTAAAACACATCCACATATAAAGTTAATTGAAGATAAAGATACAGCTGAAGTGGCTCAACGCATTCAAACGCAGCAATTAAAAGGTGTTGCAGCTATTGCAAGTCAATTAGCAGCCGATTTATTCAAGTTAGAAATTTTAGCTAAAAGCATTCAAACCATTCAGCGTAACGAAACTCGTTTTGTGATTGTAAAACGTGATAATGCAGACTTTTCGAATGAAGAAACCAATAAAGCGTCTTTAAAATTCGAATTAGAACACAAACGTGGCAGTTTAGCAACTATTTTAAATGTGATGAGCGATTGCCAATTAAATTTAACCAAAATACAATCGCTTCCAAAAATTGAAACTCCTTGGAAGTATGCTTTTTTTGTGGATGTCACTTTTGATTCCTATAGCAATTTTCAAAAAGCAAGCTCAATACTAGAAATTATGGCCCAAGACTTCAAAATCTTAGGACAATACAAACACGCAAAATAA
- a CDS encoding head GIN domain-containing protein, which produces MIKKLTYLVVLFALFSCSSEDANDCFQNTGTTIQQTVFVSDFERILVNRDVELILNEAPDFSVIIETGENLLNDVEAIVVGNQLQLTDNNTCNMVRDYGTTKIYVSAPNIKEIRNSSQFDVSSNGVLNYPELKLISENFKEPDAFTIGNFRMTLNTTDLIVTSNNLSSFYISGTAEDVIIGFYSGIGRFEGRDLMAQKMRVYHRGSNDIIVNPIQELKGDLYGTGNLISVNTPPTLEVTQHYQGRLILE; this is translated from the coding sequence ATGATTAAAAAACTCACATATCTCGTTGTATTATTTGCACTTTTCTCATGCAGTAGTGAAGATGCAAACGATTGTTTTCAAAACACAGGAACAACGATCCAGCAAACAGTGTTTGTTTCAGATTTTGAACGCATTTTAGTTAATCGTGATGTGGAACTTATTTTAAACGAAGCTCCAGATTTTTCCGTAATTATTGAAACGGGTGAAAATTTATTAAACGATGTGGAAGCAATTGTTGTTGGTAATCAACTACAATTAACCGACAATAACACCTGTAATATGGTTCGAGATTATGGTACAACTAAAATTTATGTGTCGGCTCCAAATATTAAGGAAATTAGAAATTCCTCACAGTTTGATGTATCATCAAATGGGGTATTGAATTATCCTGAATTAAAACTTATTTCTGAAAATTTTAAAGAACCCGATGCGTTTACTATAGGTAATTTCAGAATGACGCTAAACACCACAGATTTAATAGTGACGTCCAATAACTTATCCTCCTTTTATATATCTGGAACCGCTGAAGATGTTATTATTGGATTCTATTCTGGAATAGGCCGTTTTGAAGGTCGCGATTTAATGGCTCAAAAAATGCGTGTATATCATCGTGGTAGTAACGATATTATTGTGAATCCTATACAAGAACTTAAAGGTGATTTGTATGGAACAGGAAATCTTATTTCCGTAAATACGCCGCCAACGCTTGAAGTTACACAACATTATCAGGGTCGTCTTATTTTGGAGTAG
- a CDS encoding bifunctional 3-deoxy-7-phosphoheptulonate synthase/chorismate mutase type II, protein MENKKELGTWLHNFGLDHPLVIAGPCSAETEGQVLKIAHQLKDTDATVLRAGIWKPRTRPGNFEGVGALGLKWLQKAKEETGMLIATEVANANHVELALKHDVDVLWIGARTTVSPFIVQEIADALKGTDKPVLVKNPVNPDLALWLGAVERFYTADIKNLGVIHRGFSTYEKTRYRNNPEWQLPIDLQNRFPDLPLILDPSHIAGRRDIIFDLCQTALDLNYDGLMVETHFDPDNAWSDAAQQITPATLVQFMDDLKIRKETGEATEFKNKINTMRTQIDVIDHQLIDMFGKRMKVADDIGALKKAHNVAVLQTKRWNEILGKMILQGEEKNLSEEFILRVFKAVHQESINHQEKIINK, encoded by the coding sequence ATGGAAAATAAAAAAGAATTAGGAACCTGGTTACATAACTTCGGATTAGATCATCCGTTAGTAATAGCTGGGCCTTGCAGTGCAGAAACAGAAGGACAAGTTTTAAAAATAGCCCACCAATTAAAAGATACAGATGCTACAGTTTTAAGAGCAGGAATTTGGAAGCCACGCACAAGACCTGGGAATTTTGAAGGTGTTGGTGCTTTAGGTTTAAAATGGTTGCAAAAAGCTAAAGAAGAAACGGGGATGTTAATTGCAACGGAAGTAGCTAATGCCAATCACGTGGAATTAGCGTTAAAACATGATGTTGATGTACTATGGATTGGTGCACGCACAACCGTTAGTCCGTTTATTGTTCAAGAAATTGCAGATGCTCTAAAAGGAACGGATAAACCTGTTTTGGTAAAAAACCCTGTGAATCCAGATTTGGCTTTATGGCTTGGCGCTGTGGAGCGGTTTTATACGGCTGATATTAAAAATTTGGGTGTTATACATCGCGGGTTTTCAACCTATGAAAAAACACGTTACAGAAACAATCCAGAATGGCAATTACCAATCGATTTGCAAAATCGGTTTCCAGATTTACCGCTAATTTTAGATCCATCGCATATTGCTGGGCGTCGTGATATTATTTTCGATTTATGCCAAACGGCCCTCGATTTAAATTATGATGGTTTAATGGTAGAAACCCATTTTGATCCAGACAATGCGTGGAGTGATGCTGCCCAGCAAATTACACCAGCAACGCTGGTTCAGTTTATGGACGATTTAAAGATTAGAAAAGAAACAGGTGAAGCCACCGAATTCAAAAATAAAATCAATACCATGCGAACGCAAATTGATGTAATTGACCATCAATTAATTGATATGTTCGGCAAGCGTATGAAAGTGGCTGATGATATTGGAGCGCTTAAAAAAGCACATAACGTTGCTGTTTTACAAACTAAACGTTGGAATGAAATTTTAGGTAAAATGATTCTCCAAGGCGAAGAAAAGAATTTAAGCGAAGAGTTTATTTTACGAGTTTTTAAAGCCGTACACCAAGAATCGATAAACCATCAGGAAAAAATTATCAATAAGTAA
- a CDS encoding acyloxyacyl hydrolase: MKHLFTFLCCIGFAALFAQDKPTNSYFDLNYFKGNIALHNNDILHLIKGHPEGFILSWNKKTFGNEDWEQRYGYPDYGVSFAYQDLKNDVLGTNYSLYAHYNFYFLKRNLMLRIGQGLGYTTNPYDKVENPRNNAFGTSLLSSTYLLLNYKRERIFDKFGLQAGFSLIHYSNANVKAPNTSVNSITFNLGVTYNLDEEDSEYQYTITKEKFTERIKYNIAFRSGINESDVVGSGQFPFYIVSAYADKRLGHKSAIQFGADVFFSKFLEELIYYKSVSFPEENVTGDEDWKRVGLFVGHELFINKMSIETQLGYYVYYPYDFEGQTYIRIGLKRYFGKKWFGALTLKSHGAKAEAVEFGVGIRL; encoded by the coding sequence ATGTTGTATTGGTTTTGCTGCGCTTTTTGCACAAGATAAACCGACGAATTCCTATTTCGACTTAAATTATTTTAAAGGAAATATAGCCCTTCATAATAATGATATTTTACACCTTATTAAAGGACATCCGGAAGGTTTTATATTAAGTTGGAATAAAAAAACTTTTGGAAACGAAGATTGGGAACAGCGCTATGGCTATCCAGATTATGGTGTGTCATTTGCTTACCAAGATTTAAAGAATGATGTTTTAGGAACTAACTATTCGCTTTATGCGCATTATAATTTCTACTTTTTAAAACGGAATTTAATGTTGCGCATTGGGCAAGGTTTAGGCTATACAACCAATCCGTATGATAAAGTGGAGAACCCTAGAAACAATGCCTTTGGAACATCCCTTTTAAGTAGCACCTATTTGTTGTTGAATTACAAGCGCGAACGGATTTTTGATAAGTTTGGTCTTCAAGCTGGATTTAGCTTAATTCACTATTCCAACGCAAACGTGAAAGCGCCCAATACCAGTGTTAACTCCATTACATTTAATCTAGGTGTTACTTATAATTTAGATGAAGAAGATTCTGAATACCAATACACCATTACCAAAGAAAAATTTACGGAACGCATTAAGTATAACATTGCTTTTAGAAGCGGAATTAATGAAAGTGATGTAGTAGGAAGTGGTCAATTTCCATTTTACATTGTTTCGGCTTATGCTGATAAACGTTTAGGACATAAAAGTGCCATTCAGTTTGGTGCAGATGTGTTTTTTTCCAAATTTCTAGAGGAATTAATTTATTATAAATCCGTTTCATTTCCTGAAGAGAATGTTACAGGTGATGAAGATTGGAAGCGGGTTGGATTATTTGTAGGTCACGAATTATTTATTAATAAAATGTCCATTGAAACCCAATTGGGCTATTATGTGTATTATCCGTATGATTTTGAAGGACAAACCTATATTCGTATTGGATTGAAACGCTATTTTGGCAAAAAATGGTTTGGCGCATTAACCTTAAAATCTCATGGTGCTAAAGCCGAAGCTGTTGAATTTGGTGTCGGAATCCGATTGTAA
- a CDS encoding pyridoxal phosphate-dependent aminotransferase: protein MIELANRLQTVEEYYFSKKLREVALLMANGKPIINLGIGSPDLNPPQKVINTLTDSFKHPKANQYQSYQGLPEFREAIVSFYRDQYDVYLSPSTEVLPLMGSKEGIMHISMAFLNPGDQVLIPNPGYPTYTSVTKLVGAKPVFYDLTESSNWLIDIEALEEQDLSKVKIMWVNYPHMPTGTNASDAFFTRLIAFAKRHTILIINDNPYSFVLNKEPKSMLQIAGAKDVCLELNSLSKTFNMSGWRVGMVLGRAEYINAILKVKSNMDSGMLFGIQKAAIQALNCSKLWHVSLNQVYEERRQLIWKLADALNCTYNKNTSGMFVWAKLPPFMKSEEFVDLLLKEKNIFIAPGTVFGSNGEGYVRFSLCASTEIIEEALARI, encoded by the coding sequence ATGATTGAATTAGCCAATCGCTTACAAACTGTAGAGGAATACTACTTTTCAAAAAAACTACGAGAAGTGGCATTACTCATGGCAAACGGAAAGCCTATAATTAATTTAGGTATCGGAAGTCCGGATTTAAATCCACCACAAAAAGTGATAAATACTTTAACGGATAGTTTTAAACATCCTAAAGCTAATCAATATCAAAGCTATCAAGGGTTGCCAGAATTTCGTGAAGCCATTGTGTCTTTTTACAGAGATCAGTATGATGTGTATTTAAGTCCTTCCACAGAAGTCCTTCCATTAATGGGAAGTAAAGAAGGTATCATGCATATTTCTATGGCATTTTTAAACCCGGGAGATCAAGTATTGATTCCTAATCCAGGTTATCCAACCTATACATCGGTCACTAAATTAGTAGGAGCGAAACCTGTTTTTTACGATTTAACGGAATCTTCAAATTGGCTTATAGATATTGAGGCGTTGGAAGAACAGGATTTATCTAAAGTAAAAATTATGTGGGTTAATTATCCCCACATGCCAACAGGAACGAATGCAAGTGATGCTTTTTTTACGCGACTTATTGCATTTGCCAAACGGCATACTATTTTAATAATTAATGATAATCCATACAGTTTTGTTTTAAACAAGGAACCAAAAAGTATGCTTCAAATTGCAGGCGCTAAAGACGTGTGTTTGGAGTTAAACTCGTTGAGCAAAACCTTTAATATGTCTGGTTGGCGCGTAGGAATGGTGCTTGGAAGAGCAGAATATATAAACGCTATTTTAAAGGTGAAAAGTAATATGGATTCTGGTATGTTATTTGGCATTCAGAAAGCAGCTATTCAAGCTTTAAATTGCTCTAAATTATGGCATGTAAGTCTGAATCAGGTTTATGAAGAACGACGGCAACTTATTTGGAAATTGGCTGATGCACTAAATTGTACCTATAATAAAAACACGAGTGGCATGTTTGTTTGGGCCAAATTACCACCTTTTATGAAATCGGAAGAGTTTGTAGATTTATTATTAAAAGAGAAAAACATTTTTATAGCACCAGGAACCGTTTTTGGAAGTAATGGTGAAGGTTATGTGCGTTTTTCATTATGTGCAAGTACCGAAATAATTGAAGAAGCGTTAGCTAGAATTTAA
- a CDS encoding prephenate dehydrogenase, producing MKNIYIIGVGLIGGSIAKDIKHLNPEITIFGIDTNEDHLNDALALKIIDEKAEFEDVKHADAVILTIPVDAAVTVLPKVLDLVHDNALVMEAGSTKVAICKAVENHPKRRNFLATHPIAGTEFSGPKAAFAGLFQGKTNIICEVEKTAFQLQERALSIFKIMGMRIRYMNPEAHDKHIAYVSHLSHISAFMLGKTVIEKEKNERDIFDMAGSGFASTVRLAKSSPDMWTPIFKQNKTNVIETLDEYIQNLTTFKTYLETDRFEEIHKEMSVTNYIKDILNGIQ from the coding sequence ATGAAAAACATATATATTATTGGTGTTGGATTAATTGGCGGAAGTATAGCCAAAGATATCAAGCATTTGAATCCTGAAATTACCATTTTTGGAATCGATACAAATGAAGACCATTTAAATGACGCTTTAGCATTAAAAATAATTGATGAGAAAGCAGAGTTTGAAGATGTAAAACATGCAGATGCCGTTATTTTAACCATTCCTGTAGATGCAGCCGTAACGGTTTTACCAAAAGTATTGGATTTAGTGCATGATAATGCTTTGGTTATGGAAGCAGGCTCTACTAAAGTGGCTATTTGTAAGGCTGTTGAAAATCATCCAAAACGGCGAAACTTTTTAGCAACCCATCCTATTGCAGGAACGGAATTTTCAGGCCCAAAAGCAGCATTTGCTGGTTTGTTTCAAGGAAAAACAAATATTATTTGCGAAGTAGAAAAAACAGCATTTCAATTGCAGGAGCGTGCATTAAGTATTTTCAAAATTATGGGTATGCGCATTCGGTATATGAATCCGGAGGCACATGATAAACATATTGCCTATGTCTCGCATTTATCGCACATCAGCGCGTTCATGTTAGGCAAAACGGTTATTGAAAAAGAAAAAAATGAACGCGATATTTTTGATATGGCAGGAAGTGGGTTTGCATCTACAGTGCGATTGGCAAAAAGTTCGCCAGACATGTGGACACCCATTTTTAAGCAAAATAAAACCAATGTTATAGAAACTTTAGACGAATATATTCAAAACTTAACCACGTTTAAAACCTATTTAGAAACGGATCGTTTTGAGGAAATTCACAAAGAAATGTCGGTTACAAATTACATTAAAGATATATTAAACGGAATACAATAA
- a CDS encoding nucleotide pyrophosphohydrolase translates to MNIENAQLAVDEWIKEHGVRYFNELTNMAQLTEEVGEVARIIARRYGEQSEKESDKNKDLGEELADVVFVVLCLANQTGIDLQAAFDKQLDIKTKRDHERHQNNPKLK, encoded by the coding sequence ATGAATATTGAAAATGCACAATTAGCCGTTGATGAATGGATAAAAGAACATGGTGTTCGGTATTTTAACGAGTTGACCAATATGGCACAACTAACTGAAGAAGTTGGGGAAGTTGCTCGAATTATTGCCCGTCGTTATGGCGAACAAAGCGAAAAAGAAAGCGATAAAAATAAGGATCTAGGCGAAGAGTTAGCCGATGTTGTTTTTGTGGTTTTATGTTTAGCAAACCAAACGGGTATTGACTTGCAAGCTGCTTTTGATAAACAATTAGATATTAAAACCAAACGCGACCATGAGCGTCATCAGAATAACCCGAAGTTGAAGTAG
- the gldA gene encoding gliding motility-associated ABC transporter ATP-binding subunit GldA, with product MSIEVENISKLYGSQKALNQVSFKVNKSEIVGFLGPNGAGKSTMMKILTTFIEASEGHAKVNGFDVNSEKQNVQQSVGYLPEHNPLYLDQYVKEYLAFNASVYGVDKKRIQDVVELTGLTPEAHKKIGQLSKGYRQRVGLANALLHNPDVLILDEPTTGLDPNQLVDIRNLIKSLGKEKTVFLSTHIMQEVEAMCDRVIIINKGEIVANKTLKELRDDKEQIVIVEFDYRVETVFLEKLPHVKDVVNVHDFIYEITFATAEDMRSHVFDFAHDNELKILQLNQKNASLESLFRELTATK from the coding sequence ATGTCTATTGAAGTTGAAAACATCAGCAAATTATACGGCTCTCAAAAAGCGTTAAATCAAGTTTCTTTTAAAGTTAATAAATCGGAAATCGTGGGTTTTCTTGGCCCAAATGGCGCTGGAAAATCTACCATGATGAAAATTTTAACCACCTTTATTGAGGCCTCGGAAGGCCACGCCAAAGTAAATGGTTTTGATGTTAATTCTGAAAAACAAAACGTTCAGCAAAGTGTTGGGTATTTACCTGAGCACAATCCGTTGTATTTGGACCAATATGTGAAGGAATATTTGGCATTTAATGCATCAGTCTACGGTGTGGATAAAAAGCGTATTCAAGACGTAGTTGAATTAACAGGATTAACGCCTGAAGCCCATAAAAAAATTGGTCAACTTTCCAAAGGATATAGGCAACGTGTGGGTTTAGCAAATGCCTTATTACACAATCCGGATGTGTTGATTTTAGATGAACCTACAACGGGTCTGGATCCAAACCAATTGGTGGATATTCGGAATTTAATTAAATCCTTAGGTAAGGAAAAAACGGTGTTCTTGTCTACACATATTATGCAAGAAGTGGAAGCCATGTGCGACCGCGTTATTATTATCAATAAAGGTGAAATTGTAGCAAATAAAACATTAAAAGAACTGCGCGACGATAAAGAACAGATAGTAATCGTGGAATTTGATTATCGTGTAGAAACCGTTTTTCTAGAGAAATTACCGCATGTAAAAGACGTTGTGAATGTGCATGATTTTATTTATGAAATTACTTTTGCAACCGCTGAAGATATGCGTTCTCATGTGTTTGATTTTGCTCATGATAACGAATTGAAAATTCTGCAATTAAATCAGAAAAATGCGAGTTTGGAAAGTTTGTTTCGGGAGTTAACAGCCACTAAATAA